From the genome of Terriglobales bacterium, one region includes:
- a CDS encoding ubiquitin-like small modifier protein 1, whose amino-acid sequence MKVHIPTPLRQYAGKQDVVEVPGRTVGEALANLTAQHAELRKQLFTEDGRLRAFVNVYLNDEDIRYLEKENTPVREEDSLSIVPSIAGGAVEYGLMI is encoded by the coding sequence ATGAAGGTCCATATTCCAACTCCGCTGCGGCAGTATGCCGGGAAGCAGGACGTGGTGGAGGTGCCGGGGCGCACCGTGGGCGAGGCGCTCGCCAACCTCACCGCGCAGCACGCCGAGCTGCGCAAGCAGCTTTTCACCGAGGACGGCCGCCTGCGCGCCTTTGTGAACGTCTACTTGAACGACGAGGACATCCGCTATCTGGAGAAGGAGAATACGCCCGTGCGCGAAGAGGATTCACTCTCCATCGTCCCCTCGATCGCGGGTGGAGCGGTAGAATACGGATTGATGATTTGA
- a CDS encoding M1 family metallopeptidase, which translates to MPRQGIEATLLAVLMTATLPAWAKYIPDPIVKYQISARLDPRTKMVHGSETIEWRNASGDTITDLQFHLYLNAFKNTQTTFMREGGGTQRRVKFRAREDAWGYMQVRRILVDGEDLTIAMEYIQPDDGNKQDQTVMRLPLTHAIGPGGRAKIEIEWVSKLPRVFARTGFQDDFFFVAQWYPKPGVYEAAGERHRGRGGWNCHQFHAQSEFYADFGTFDVDLTVPRDFAVAATGMRRSRTENPDGTATYNYYQEDVHDFAWVAQPLSQVVIDERTFVANERVTEDEYREWAEKTGVSPDELRLDDVRIILFMQKEHAAQATRHYWAVAHAIKWYGLWYGKYPYETITVVDPPWSGSGAGGMEYPTLITAGTVFWPGKADLHEGPESVTVHEFGHQYWYGLVANNEFEEAWLDEGFNTYSTGKVLERTFGPDYSYEYILGVPVPARPWVKIWAPRYPWKGVKQVGIGQYWEWVPLFQQYGRTRAFWEYAATDQVQRNAWEFFNRESYSAQSYAKTELTLRTLEEMLGDRWPRVMRTYFQRWRFRHPDAQDFMAVVREVSGRDMGWFFDQSLNWSSTLEYSVTFHTGKRTPKEGYFDDNGEPKLVTASPAPAPGTPDNVESEVIVRRLGNMRFPVVLHVRFADGKEVRERWDGNYRWAKFQYRNRPAIVSAEIDRDFTWKLEVPRTDNSALAEPVRLAADKWYLRWVVWIQNVLMTFSFFA; encoded by the coding sequence GTGCCCAGGCAAGGCATCGAAGCCACGCTGCTCGCAGTGCTGATGACCGCCACGCTGCCGGCGTGGGCCAAGTACATCCCCGACCCCATTGTGAAGTACCAGATCAGCGCGCGGCTCGACCCCCGCACCAAGATGGTGCACGGCAGCGAGACCATCGAGTGGCGCAACGCTTCCGGCGACACCATCACCGACTTGCAGTTCCATCTGTATCTGAACGCCTTCAAGAACACCCAGACCACATTCATGCGGGAAGGAGGCGGCACGCAGCGGCGGGTGAAGTTCCGCGCGCGTGAGGACGCCTGGGGCTACATGCAGGTGCGCCGCATCCTCGTGGACGGCGAGGACCTGACCATCGCGATGGAGTACATCCAGCCGGACGACGGCAACAAACAGGACCAGACGGTGATGCGGCTGCCGCTTACGCATGCCATCGGGCCGGGCGGGCGGGCCAAGATCGAGATCGAGTGGGTGTCAAAGCTGCCGCGGGTGTTCGCGCGCACGGGATTCCAGGACGACTTCTTTTTCGTGGCCCAGTGGTATCCCAAGCCGGGAGTCTATGAAGCGGCCGGGGAGCGGCATCGCGGCCGGGGCGGGTGGAACTGCCATCAGTTCCACGCCCAAAGCGAGTTTTACGCGGATTTCGGCACCTTCGACGTGGACCTGACGGTGCCGCGCGACTTTGCCGTGGCCGCCACCGGAATGCGCCGCAGCCGCACCGAGAATCCCGATGGCACCGCCACGTACAACTACTACCAGGAGGACGTGCACGATTTCGCCTGGGTGGCGCAGCCGCTGTCCCAGGTGGTGATCGACGAACGCACGTTCGTGGCCAACGAGCGCGTTACGGAAGATGAGTATCGTGAGTGGGCGGAGAAGACCGGGGTCTCGCCCGACGAGCTGCGGCTGGACGACGTGCGAATCATCCTGTTCATGCAGAAGGAGCACGCGGCCCAGGCGACCCGGCACTACTGGGCGGTAGCCCACGCCATCAAGTGGTACGGGCTCTGGTACGGGAAGTACCCCTACGAGACGATCACGGTGGTCGATCCGCCGTGGAGCGGGTCCGGGGCCGGGGGCATGGAGTATCCGACCTTGATTACCGCCGGAACGGTGTTCTGGCCGGGCAAGGCCGACCTCCACGAAGGGCCTGAGTCGGTCACCGTGCATGAGTTCGGCCACCAGTACTGGTACGGGCTGGTGGCCAACAACGAGTTCGAGGAAGCCTGGCTCGACGAGGGCTTCAACACCTACTCGACCGGCAAGGTGCTGGAGCGCACCTTCGGACCCGACTATTCGTACGAGTACATTCTCGGAGTGCCGGTGCCGGCGCGGCCGTGGGTGAAGATCTGGGCGCCCCGCTATCCGTGGAAGGGCGTGAAGCAGGTGGGCATCGGGCAGTACTGGGAGTGGGTGCCGCTGTTCCAGCAATACGGCCGGACGCGCGCCTTTTGGGAGTACGCAGCCACGGATCAGGTGCAGCGCAACGCCTGGGAGTTCTTCAACCGCGAGAGCTACTCGGCACAGTCCTATGCCAAGACCGAGCTGACCCTGCGCACGCTGGAGGAAATGCTGGGAGACCGCTGGCCGCGGGTGATGCGCACCTACTTCCAGCGCTGGCGCTTCCGGCATCCCGATGCGCAGGACTTCATGGCCGTAGTGCGGGAAGTCTCCGGGCGCGACATGGGCTGGTTCTTCGACCAGTCGCTGAACTGGTCCAGCACCCTGGAATACTCGGTGACCTTTCATACGGGCAAGCGCACGCCCAAGGAGGGCTACTTCGACGACAACGGCGAGCCGAAACTGGTCACGGCCTCACCCGCGCCGGCGCCGGGAACGCCGGACAACGTGGAGTCGGAAGTGATCGTGCGCCGCCTGGGCAACATGCGGTTTCCGGTGGTGCTGCACGTGAGATTCGCCGACGGAAAGGAAGTGCGGGAGCGATGGGACGGGAACTATCGCTGGGCGAAATTCCAGTACCGCAACCGGCCGGCGATCGTCTCGGCGGAGATCGATCGCGATTTTACCTGGAAGCTGGAAGTCCCGCGGACCGACAACAGCGCGCTGGCCGAGCCCGTGCGCCTGGCGGCCGACAAGTGGTATCTGCGCTGGGTGGTGTGGATCCAGAACGTCCTGATGACTTTTTCTTTTTTTGCGTGA
- a CDS encoding PIN domain-containing protein, producing MDLVLIRLIFIVVVAVAAVALKPFGLPAAYAAVLGFLLGVGVILFEVRLRVISLRRLIGAAIGSILGILGAYLFSLVIRNSIAPGSTQSFLQLMVVLLMAYVGLILGANKGDLLNLNALGGVFGGEKQGKKSYKILDTSVIIDGRIADIAETGFLDGVIVIPRFVLRELQLVADSADSLKRNRGRRGLDILQRIQKIASLDVQIVDDDFPTVREVDLKLIELAKVYEAKIVTNDFNLNKVAQLQGVPVLNINELANSLKPIVLPGEAMKVFILKEGKEYNQGVAYLDDGTMVVVDNARRMIGKNVEISVTSVLQTTAGKMIFGKLTDSTAAIRPAEIRPSEPRSPAQEARRPQPIVVERPPVEP from the coding sequence ATGGATTTAGTCCTCATCCGCCTGATTTTTATCGTGGTGGTGGCGGTGGCGGCCGTCGCCCTGAAGCCCTTCGGGCTGCCCGCAGCCTATGCCGCCGTCCTCGGGTTCCTCCTCGGTGTGGGGGTCATCCTGTTCGAGGTGCGCCTGCGCGTCATCAGCCTGCGCCGGCTCATCGGGGCGGCCATCGGCAGCATCCTGGGCATCCTCGGTGCCTACCTGTTCAGCCTGGTCATCCGCAACAGCATCGCTCCCGGTTCCACCCAGAGCTTCCTGCAGCTCATGGTCGTCCTGCTTATGGCCTACGTCGGCCTCATCCTTGGGGCCAACAAGGGCGACCTGCTGAATCTGAACGCCCTGGGCGGCGTGTTCGGGGGCGAGAAGCAGGGCAAGAAGAGCTACAAGATTCTTGACACCAGCGTGATCATCGACGGCCGTATCGCAGATATCGCCGAAACCGGCTTCCTCGACGGCGTCATCGTGATTCCGCGTTTTGTGCTGCGTGAGCTGCAGTTGGTGGCGGATTCGGCCGATTCGCTCAAGCGCAACCGTGGCCGCCGGGGCCTGGACATCCTGCAACGCATCCAGAAGATCGCCTCGCTCGACGTGCAGATCGTCGACGACGACTTTCCTACGGTCCGCGAGGTGGACCTGAAGCTCATCGAACTGGCCAAAGTTTACGAGGCCAAGATCGTCACCAACGACTTCAACCTCAACAAGGTCGCCCAGCTCCAGGGCGTGCCCGTGCTCAACATCAACGAACTGGCCAATTCCCTGAAGCCCATCGTGCTGCCGGGCGAGGCCATGAAGGTCTTTATCCTCAAGGAGGGCAAGGAGTACAACCAGGGCGTGGCGTACCTCGACGACGGCACCATGGTCGTGGTGGATAATGCCCGCCGCATGATCGGCAAGAACGTGGAGATTTCCGTGACCTCGGTCCTCCAGACCACGGCCGGCAAGATGATCTTCGGCAAGCTCACCGATTCGACGGCCGCCATCCGCCCCGCCGAGATCCGACCGTCCGAGCCGCGTTCGCCGGCCCAGGAAGCCCGCCGCCCTCAGCCCATCGTGGTCGAGCGGCCGCCGGTCGAGCCGTAA
- the moeB gene encoding molybdopterin-synthase adenylyltransferase MoeB, whose amino-acid sequence MATVTLKPAGEALSNEEILRYSRHLIMPEVGMEGQQKLKAAKVLCIGAGGLGSPLAMYLAAAGVGTLGIVDFDVVDFTNLQRQIIHGTEDVGRKKLESAEETLKSINPFVEIRKFETRLTSQNALEIFRDFDVIADGTDNFPTRYLVNDACVLTGKPNVYGSIFRFEGQASVFATKDGPCYRCLYPEPPPPGLVPSCAEGGVLGILPGLIGVIQATETIKLILGKGEPLIGRLLLVDAMGMNFRQLKLRKNPECPACGPNPTVKELIDYQEFCGIRGEEEAPLTTNVPQITVEELKRRLDAGDDIFILDVREPHEYQICNLKGYLLPLGDLPKRVHELDSSREIVAHCRSGVRSAKAVDFLRTAGFRKVKNLAGGILAWADKIDPGMPKY is encoded by the coding sequence ATGGCGACCGTGACTCTCAAACCCGCCGGCGAAGCGCTCTCCAACGAGGAGATCCTGCGCTACTCGCGCCATCTCATCATGCCCGAAGTGGGCATGGAAGGGCAGCAGAAGCTGAAGGCGGCGAAGGTTCTGTGCATCGGCGCGGGCGGCCTGGGATCGCCGCTGGCCATGTACCTGGCGGCGGCGGGCGTGGGCACGCTGGGCATCGTGGACTTCGACGTGGTGGACTTTACCAATCTGCAGCGCCAGATCATCCATGGCACCGAGGACGTAGGCCGCAAGAAGCTGGAATCGGCGGAAGAAACGCTGAAGAGCATCAATCCTTTCGTGGAGATCCGCAAGTTCGAAACCAGGCTCACCAGCCAGAACGCGCTCGAGATCTTCCGCGACTTCGACGTCATCGCCGACGGCACCGACAACTTCCCCACCCGTTACCTGGTGAACGACGCCTGCGTGCTCACCGGAAAGCCCAACGTCTACGGTTCCATCTTCCGCTTCGAAGGCCAGGCCAGCGTGTTCGCCACCAAGGACGGCCCCTGCTATCGCTGCCTGTATCCGGAGCCGCCGCCGCCCGGCCTGGTGCCGTCCTGCGCCGAAGGCGGCGTGCTGGGCATCCTGCCTGGGCTGATCGGCGTCATTCAGGCAACGGAGACCATCAAGCTCATCCTGGGGAAGGGCGAGCCGCTCATCGGACGCCTGCTCCTGGTGGACGCCATGGGCATGAACTTCCGCCAGCTCAAGCTGCGCAAGAACCCGGAGTGCCCTGCCTGCGGCCCCAACCCGACGGTGAAGGAGCTAATCGACTACCAGGAGTTCTGCGGCATCCGCGGAGAGGAAGAAGCGCCACTCACCACCAACGTCCCCCAGATCACGGTGGAAGAGCTCAAGCGGCGGCTCGACGCGGGTGACGACATCTTCATCCTCGACGTGCGCGAGCCGCACGAATACCAGATCTGCAACCTCAAGGGCTATCTGCTCCCGCTGGGCGACCTGCCCAAGCGCGTGCACGAACTGGACTCCAGCCGCGAGATCGTGGCCCACTGCCGCTCAGGCGTGCGCTCCGCCAAAGCGGTCGACTTCCTGCGCACCGCCGGCTTCCGCAAGGTGAAGAACCTGGCCGGCGGCATCCTCGCCTGGGCCGACAAGATCGATCCCGGCATGCCCAAGTACTGA
- a CDS encoding M1 family aminopeptidase — MRPIRPFSAVVVLACLGIGCAAFAQEVTPRPAAPAPPSTPAPQTPNTDPTYQALRNIALSGEVASVSNLVLKRDAGTFTFKVGTFHFLAAVNGKVTGAVFLGEGSFSLTPPIEMERNSLALLTKGQPFSEDFSQLVLRFTDGTDSEIKKAAGASPGGGGGGAASALQEIQDALRGRLAYNLHGRILQDVLSPEPGKLFVAFIRGKKYSGKMIYFIDPFGVPDMGSPETGPPIFGTAPEEVALITWDDDNWGVWAAFHFSPEYAAGKASGKQKNAPFDIESQKLDALLEKSGRLRGDATTTIVSQVNGLRVVPFDLFRKLRVESVTGQDGQLLVFIQEAHHQDPQFFVVLPKPLAAGERFTLRTIYEGKDAVTNEGGGNYFPVARHNWYPNSTFGDYATYELTFRVPKGMQTAGTGTMVREYVEGNQSISEWRSEVPQAVAGFNFGLFKRKQAKLDKEAYSVETYANQIQPDWVRSIQNIGALPAQGTDRIEQYIPPTGTMSTITLMDKALAEGQLSVQLFNHYFGAAPYKHVAITQQTACSFGQAWPALVYLPLCSFLDSTTRHSLFGTLPPELVTYFKVVTAHEVAHQWWGHTVGWGGYRDQWMSEGFAHMSASLFLQLIQKNDKEFIQFWNDLRKQLTDRNAEGYRSIDAAPVTLGIRAIKRKMGTNVYRDLVYPKGAYILHMLRMLMWTPQKGDQAFQAMMQDFVRTYANQPATTEDFKAVVEKHMPPEIDITQNRRMDWFFNQYVYGTALPHYQFSHSLTQGADGNPVLSFKITQSNVDANFQMLVPVYLELSSGRITRLGTMPMIGNSTRDAQVPLGGMKDKPKRALLNYYNDVLCTQENVK; from the coding sequence ATGCGTCCCATCAGGCCTTTCAGCGCCGTTGTGGTCCTTGCTTGTCTGGGCATCGGGTGCGCCGCCTTTGCGCAGGAGGTCACGCCGCGTCCCGCCGCGCCCGCGCCACCCTCGACCCCGGCACCGCAAACGCCGAACACGGATCCCACCTACCAGGCGCTGCGCAACATCGCCCTCAGTGGTGAAGTGGCGTCGGTCAGCAACCTGGTGCTGAAACGCGACGCCGGCACCTTCACCTTCAAGGTGGGAACCTTCCACTTCCTGGCGGCGGTGAACGGCAAGGTCACCGGCGCCGTGTTCCTGGGCGAGGGCAGCTTCTCACTCACCCCTCCGATCGAAATGGAGCGCAACAGCCTGGCCCTGCTGACCAAGGGGCAGCCGTTCAGCGAGGACTTCAGTCAGCTCGTCCTGCGTTTCACCGACGGAACCGACAGCGAGATCAAGAAGGCCGCCGGCGCCTCGCCGGGCGGGGGCGGAGGCGGGGCGGCTTCAGCACTGCAGGAGATCCAGGACGCACTGCGCGGCCGCCTGGCCTACAACCTCCACGGGCGCATCCTGCAGGACGTCCTCAGCCCCGAGCCCGGCAAGTTGTTCGTGGCCTTCATCCGCGGCAAGAAGTACAGCGGCAAGATGATTTACTTCATCGATCCGTTCGGTGTGCCGGACATGGGGAGCCCGGAAACCGGCCCCCCGATATTCGGCACCGCACCCGAGGAAGTTGCCCTCATCACCTGGGACGACGACAACTGGGGCGTCTGGGCGGCCTTCCACTTCTCCCCCGAATACGCCGCCGGCAAGGCCAGCGGCAAACAGAAGAATGCGCCCTTTGACATCGAGTCCCAGAAGCTGGATGCCTTGCTGGAGAAAAGCGGACGGCTGCGCGGCGACGCGACCACAACCATCGTCTCGCAGGTGAACGGGCTTCGCGTCGTCCCCTTTGATTTGTTTCGCAAGCTGCGGGTGGAAAGCGTTACCGGGCAGGATGGTCAGCTCCTGGTGTTCATCCAGGAGGCCCACCACCAAGACCCCCAGTTTTTCGTCGTTCTGCCCAAGCCCTTGGCGGCGGGCGAACGCTTCACCCTTCGCACCATCTACGAGGGCAAAGATGCTGTGACCAATGAAGGAGGCGGAAACTACTTCCCTGTGGCCCGGCACAACTGGTACCCCAATAGCACGTTTGGCGATTACGCGACCTATGAACTGACTTTCCGCGTTCCCAAGGGGATGCAGACCGCAGGTACCGGGACCATGGTGCGCGAATACGTGGAGGGCAACCAGAGCATCTCCGAGTGGCGCAGTGAGGTTCCACAAGCTGTCGCAGGCTTTAACTTTGGATTGTTTAAGCGCAAGCAAGCCAAGCTCGACAAGGAGGCCTATTCCGTCGAGACCTATGCCAACCAGATCCAGCCCGATTGGGTGCGCTCCATCCAGAATATTGGCGCCCTTCCGGCGCAAGGAACGGACCGCATCGAGCAATACATTCCGCCCACGGGCACGATGAGCACGATTACCCTGATGGACAAAGCGCTGGCCGAGGGGCAGCTTTCCGTCCAGTTGTTCAACCACTACTTCGGCGCCGCTCCGTACAAGCATGTGGCCATCACCCAGCAGACGGCTTGCAGCTTCGGACAGGCGTGGCCGGCGCTGGTCTACCTTCCCTTGTGCTCCTTTCTTGACTCCACCACGCGGCACTCCCTTTTTGGAACCCTGCCTCCTGAGCTGGTCACGTATTTCAAGGTGGTCACCGCGCATGAGGTGGCTCATCAGTGGTGGGGCCACACCGTCGGCTGGGGAGGCTACCGCGACCAGTGGATGAGCGAGGGCTTCGCCCACATGTCCGCTTCACTCTTCCTGCAGCTCATTCAGAAGAATGATAAGGAGTTCATCCAGTTCTGGAATGACCTGCGCAAGCAGTTGACCGATCGTAATGCCGAGGGCTATCGCAGCATCGACGCGGCGCCCGTCACGCTGGGGATCCGCGCGATCAAGCGGAAGATGGGAACGAACGTCTATCGCGACCTGGTGTATCCCAAGGGCGCCTATATCCTGCATATGCTGCGCATGCTGATGTGGACACCGCAGAAGGGCGACCAGGCCTTCCAGGCCATGATGCAGGACTTTGTGCGCACCTACGCCAACCAGCCGGCCACCACCGAGGATTTCAAAGCCGTGGTGGAGAAGCACATGCCGCCGGAGATCGACATCACGCAGAATCGCCGCATGGACTGGTTCTTCAACCAGTACGTCTATGGCACCGCGCTGCCCCACTATCAGTTCTCGCACAGCCTGACTCAGGGTGCAGATGGAAATCCGGTGCTGAGCTTCAAGATCACCCAGTCCAATGTGGATGCGAATTTCCAGATGCTGGTGCCGGTGTACCTGGAGCTTTCCAGCGGACGGATAACACGCCTCGGCACCATGCCGATGATCGGCAACTCGACCCGCGACGCCCAGGTCCCCCTCGGCGGCATGAAAGACAAGCCCAAACGCGCTCTCCTTAACTATTACAACGACGTGCTCTGCACTCAGGAGAACGTGAAGTAG